Proteins encoded in a region of the Zea mays cultivar B73 chromosome 4, Zm-B73-REFERENCE-NAM-5.0, whole genome shotgun sequence genome:
- the LOC103650868 gene encoding uncharacterized protein At2g29880 translates to MSGRGRAQMNTAVQGDLSNGRCVMNVDSERDTTEPTTEIGTTRKRAKWSHEMKLFLIGLLKDHDVPGFRTHNAWSKEAWTNIVCHLNAKFGCSFTLNQVKQKEQDLKKDYRVVKELQEESGFGWDNERNMVTAPPNVWASFAARKNNTDALTWQDKSFPYFDDLFSLYDGRYAEGRTRHGMDHYANKAKNAPAPSTQQAPATDTYQSPSPTWATQCDSGLQFHFDEEADVIPMQHMKTPPSSTPTPIEAESRRGKKQKTKPGSPEEGFYERYLKLKREEIDRFAAIEEKKLEDPYSINKCIIVLEGLNDLHMGDILLASDIFQNKNNREVFLSFQGDALRLAWVKREIKRLQAEQNY, encoded by the exons ATGTCGGGCAGAGGTCGTGCGCAGATGAATACTGCTGTTCAAGGTGACCTGTCTAATGGGCGATGTGTCATGAATGTTGACAGTGAGCGAGATACTACTGAGCCTACTACTGAAATTG GAACCACCCGGAAGAGGGCCAAATGGAGCCATGAGATGAAATTGTTTCTTATTGGGCTTCTCAAAGATCATGATGTGCCAGGTTTTAGAACACATAATGCTTGGAGTAAGGAAGCATGGACAAATATTGTTTGTCACCTGAATGCAAAATTTGGTTGTTCATTTACTCTCAACCAAGTCAAACAGAAGGAGCAGGACTTAAAGAAGGACTATCGTGTTGTGAAAGAATTACAAGAAGAAAGTGGTTTTGGATGGGACAATGAAAGGAATATGGTGACAGCACCTCCAAATGTTTGGGCCAGTTTTGCTGCTCGTAAGAACAATACTGATGCCCTCACATGGCAAGATAAATCATTCCCATATTTTGATGATTTATTTTCACTCTATGATG GTCGTTACGCAGAAGGGAGAACTCGTCATGGTATGGATCATTATGCGAACAAGGCAAAGAATGCACCAGCTCCTTCAACTCAACAAGCACCAGCAACTGATACATATCAGTCACCATCTCCTACTTGGGCTACTCAATGTGACTCTGGTTTGCAGTTTCATTTTGATGAAGAGGCTGATGTGATTCCTATGCAGCACATGAAAACTCCTCCTAGTTCAACACCAACACCTATAGAAGCAGAATCTCGACGTGGAAAGAAACAAAAGACTAAACCTGGTAGCCCCGAAGAAGGATTTTATGAGAGGTATCTAAAGCTGAAAAGGGAAGAAATTGATAGATTTGCTGCTATCGAGGAAAAGAAATTGGAGGATCCTTACAGCATCAACAAGTGTATCATAGTGCTTGAAGGCTTAAATGACCTACATATGGGGGACATATTATTGGCTTCTGATATATTCCAAAACAAGAATAACAGGGAAGTTTTCTTATCATTTCAAGGTGATGCACTTAGATTGGCTTGGGTTAAAAGGGAGATTAAGCGTTTGCAGGCTGAGCAAAACTACTGA